Proteins found in one Salinimonas lutimaris genomic segment:
- the dksA gene encoding RNA polymerase-binding protein DksA → MPTGKESKSLGLLALAGLDPYQPKPDEEYMNEPQMEHFRLLLKAWRDQLRQEVDRTVTHMKDEAANFPDPVDRAAQEEEFSLELRTRDRERKLIKKIEKTLKRIEEDDFGFCDQCGIEIGIRRLEARPTADLCIDCKTMAEIKEKQLQG, encoded by the coding sequence ATGCCAACAGGAAAAGAATCAAAATCCCTAGGACTCTTAGCATTAGCGGGGCTGGATCCATATCAGCCCAAGCCTGATGAAGAGTATATGAACGAACCGCAGATGGAACATTTCCGTTTGTTGTTGAAAGCATGGCGTGACCAACTTCGTCAGGAAGTTGACCGCACCGTAACTCACATGAAAGACGAAGCAGCAAACTTCCCTGATCCGGTGGATCGTGCTGCTCAGGAAGAAGAGTTCAGTCTTGAGCTGCGTACACGTGACCGTGAGCGCAAGCTAATCAAAAAGATTGAAAAAACGCTTAAGCGTATTGAAGAAGATGATTTCGGCTTCTGTGATCAGTGTGGTATTGAAATTGGCATCCGTCGCTTAGAAGCACGTCCTACTGCTGATTTATGTATTGACTGCAAAACCATGGCAGAAATCAAAGAAAAGCAACTTCAGGGTTAA
- the pcnB gene encoding polynucleotide adenylyltransferase PcnB yields MPRAEHSISREDISDNALKVMYRLNNAGFQSYLVGGCVRDLMLGMQPKDFDVVTNATPEQIKGLFKNCRLIGRRFRLAHIVFGREIIEVATFRGHHEDGAKDNLSKASEHGQLLRDNVFGSIEEDAERRDFTFNAMYYNVADFTVTDFANGRVAVARREVDLIGDPEVRYREDPVRMLRAIRFAVKLDMTITPRTADPIRKLAHLLNNIPPARLFEETLKLFLSGQGKDTFLALLDYGLLEPLFPQLVPLLKDSNSKEMHFILQVLANTDERINNDQRVTPAFLYAAFLWYPLEEHAQKLQAEAGLNPHDAFNIASGDVIHRQVQRIMIPKRFSTVMRDIWMLQHRLPRRFGRRAFQMLSHPKFRAAYDFLLVRGQTEGGELLELAEWWNSFQSAEPGKQKRMLTALRQKEGGSGNSNKGKPRRRRKPAQAKPQGSKDA; encoded by the coding sequence CTGCCACGGGCTGAACACAGCATCTCGCGGGAAGATATTTCCGATAATGCGCTGAAGGTCATGTACAGGCTCAACAATGCCGGGTTTCAATCTTACCTGGTCGGGGGCTGTGTACGGGATTTGATGCTGGGAATGCAGCCCAAAGATTTTGATGTGGTCACCAACGCCACCCCGGAACAGATTAAAGGCTTATTTAAAAATTGCCGCCTGATTGGCCGGCGTTTTCGCCTGGCGCATATTGTGTTTGGCCGCGAGATTATTGAAGTGGCGACCTTTCGGGGTCATCACGAAGATGGCGCTAAGGATAATCTGAGCAAAGCCAGTGAGCATGGCCAGTTGCTGCGTGATAACGTGTTTGGCAGTATTGAAGAAGATGCCGAGCGCCGTGACTTCACTTTCAACGCTATGTATTACAATGTGGCTGACTTTACGGTTACCGATTTTGCCAATGGCCGGGTTGCAGTGGCCCGCCGTGAAGTCGACCTGATTGGCGACCCTGAGGTGCGTTACCGCGAAGATCCGGTGCGCATGCTGCGAGCCATCCGGTTTGCCGTTAAGCTGGATATGACCATCACCCCGCGCACGGCAGATCCTATTCGTAAACTGGCGCATCTGCTGAACAATATTCCGCCAGCCCGCCTGTTCGAAGAAACGCTGAAGCTGTTTCTATCCGGCCAGGGTAAAGATACCTTTCTGGCGCTGCTGGATTATGGCTTGCTAGAGCCATTGTTCCCGCAACTGGTCCCCTTATTAAAAGACTCAAACAGCAAAGAAATGCACTTTATTTTGCAGGTGCTGGCCAATACCGACGAGCGCATTAATAACGATCAGCGGGTTACTCCAGCGTTCCTGTACGCGGCGTTTTTATGGTATCCACTGGAAGAACATGCTCAAAAGCTTCAGGCAGAAGCTGGCTTAAATCCGCACGATGCGTTTAATATTGCCAGCGGTGATGTGATTCACCGTCAGGTTCAGCGTATTATGATTCCTAAACGCTTCTCCACTGTGATGCGGGATATCTGGATGCTCCAGCATCGCCTGCCTCGCCGCTTTGGGCGCCGTGCCTTTCAAATGCTCAGCCATCCAAAATTCCGTGCAGCTTATGATTTTCTGCTGGTACGGGGTCAAACTGAGGGCGGCGAGTTACTGGAGCTGGCAGAATGGTGGAATAGCTTTCAAAGTGCCGAGCCGGGTAAGCAAAAACGGATGCTCACCGCACTACGCCAGAAAGAAGGCGGGTCGGGTAATAGCAACAAAGGCAAACCACGTCGCCGGCGCAAACCGGCACAGGCTAAACCCCAGGGAAGCAAGGATGCATAA
- the sfsA gene encoding DNA/RNA nuclease SfsA translates to MQFNTSLIRGKLIRRYKRFLADVELDNGDIVVAHCPNTGAMTGCAEPGYTVFLSPSTNPKRKLAYTWEIAQDFQGHMIGINTHNANKLVAEALNNKAIDAFSHVKNVVQEVTPPGGSSRFDFALESEAGTEYLEVKSVTLRRGQQGYFPDAVTTRGTKHCLELAALARQGIHTTLAFCVQHTGIEEVLIAQDIDPRYGEAVKEAQHEGVRVLALGCVINQQNIFINQILPVIL, encoded by the coding sequence ATGCAGTTCAATACGTCTTTAATTCGCGGAAAGCTTATCCGCCGGTACAAACGTTTTCTTGCCGATGTTGAATTAGATAATGGCGACATTGTTGTTGCCCATTGCCCCAATACCGGAGCCATGACCGGCTGTGCCGAGCCCGGTTATACCGTGTTTTTGAGCCCGTCCACCAACCCTAAACGCAAGCTCGCCTATACTTGGGAGATCGCGCAGGATTTTCAGGGCCATATGATTGGCATTAATACCCATAACGCTAATAAGTTGGTAGCGGAGGCACTAAATAACAAGGCCATCGATGCATTCAGTCATGTAAAAAATGTGGTACAGGAAGTTACCCCACCGGGTGGCAGCAGTCGTTTTGATTTTGCCCTTGAGTCAGAGGCCGGGACAGAATATCTGGAAGTTAAATCGGTCACATTACGGCGCGGGCAACAGGGTTACTTTCCCGACGCAGTAACCACCCGCGGCACTAAACATTGTCTTGAACTGGCTGCGCTGGCCCGCCAGGGGATTCACACCACCTTAGCTTTTTGTGTGCAGCACACCGGTATTGAGGAAGTTTTGATTGCACAGGATATTGATCCTCGCTACGGTGAAGCCGTAAAGGAAGCCCAGCACGAAGGGGTGAGAGTACTGGCATTAGGCTGTGTAATAAATCAACAAAATATTTTTATAAATCAGATACTCCCAGTGATACTGTAA
- the gluQRS gene encoding tRNA glutamyl-Q(34) synthetase GluQRS produces the protein MSHYPSHSYTGRFAPSPSGPLHFGSLIAALASYLDARAHHGRWLVRMEDVDTPRCIAGADVQILQTLEAHGLGWDGEVVYQSARSEAYRQLVSDMLDAGDAYYCTCTRKQIRALGGVYPGSCRGRQQSQAAASVRFAYHSPIAQFTDRIQGKQMIHSAHALEDFIVRRKDGLYAYNLAVVVDDIWQGVTHIVRGSDLFETTAAHLGLYQYWQQPAPVYAHIPVASTEAGYKLSKQNKAVGLDNTRAAQNLLQALKFLQLNPPDNLFAHNCDKILDWAVGQWCTDKLPKQAEIIVDKSESTYYNQS, from the coding sequence ATGTCACACTATCCATCCCACAGTTATACAGGCCGTTTTGCTCCCTCACCATCAGGCCCGCTTCATTTTGGTTCATTGATTGCCGCGCTGGCCAGTTATCTGGATGCCCGGGCACATCACGGCCGCTGGCTGGTCAGAATGGAAGATGTTGATACGCCGCGATGTATTGCCGGTGCCGATGTTCAGATTTTACAGACTCTGGAAGCACATGGACTGGGCTGGGACGGTGAGGTGGTTTATCAGTCCGCGCGCAGCGAAGCCTACCGCCAACTGGTTAGCGACATGCTGGACGCTGGCGATGCTTATTACTGTACCTGCACGCGTAAGCAGATTCGCGCTCTGGGCGGTGTCTATCCGGGTAGCTGTCGTGGCCGGCAGCAAAGTCAGGCTGCCGCTTCGGTCCGGTTTGCCTACCACAGTCCGATAGCTCAGTTTACCGACCGTATTCAGGGCAAGCAGATGATTCACAGCGCCCATGCGCTGGAAGATTTTATTGTCCGTCGTAAAGACGGCCTGTATGCCTATAATCTGGCGGTCGTGGTGGATGATATCTGGCAGGGCGTAACACATATTGTGCGCGGCAGCGATTTATTTGAAACTACGGCCGCGCACCTGGGGCTATACCAGTACTGGCAACAGCCGGCGCCGGTCTATGCCCATATTCCGGTTGCCAGTACGGAAGCCGGATACAAACTCAGCAAACAAAATAAAGCAGTCGGGTTAGACAATACCCGGGCGGCTCAAAATCTGTTGCAGGCACTTAAATTTTTGCAACTGAATCCACCGGATAACCTGTTTGCTCACAACTGTGATAAAATACTCGACTGGGCTGTGGGTCAATGGTGCACAGACAAACTGCCAAAACAGGCAGAGATTATTGTCGATAAAAGCGAATCCACTTATTATAACCAGTCTTAG